A stretch of Paludisphaera borealis DNA encodes these proteins:
- a CDS encoding DUF255 domain-containing protein, translating into MPSSTAVRTTRIREVAAAMGVALAVLAGLGSISTVAEEPAEHAGPANSLAGETSPYLLLHAHDPVEWRPWGPEAFAKAKAENKPIFLSIGYSSCFWCHVMQRESFRDPAVAKLLNDHFISIKVDREERPDVDQVYMAALQAFSTGGWPMSMFLLPDGRPFFGGTYFPPRDKPGFTGFETVLAGVAKSWREEHAEIERAAAGLTEIVRRKLGKGASRRKVPLGPEVVAEGRSQLADQFDPEYGGFGFNPGNARRPKFPEPVNLVFLLDQHRRDPAKAPASPTSAPSNRDPLTMSLFTLDHMARGGVRDQLGGGYHRYATSRFWIVPHFEKMLYDNAQLASVHLQAFELTGDPRWRDEAGATFAFIDRTMTSPEGGFYSSLDAETKAGEGAYYVWTPDEVKQVLGAGPDADAFIQVYGLKREPNFEGDRYVLLEPRPRAEQAESFKTTPAELERRLAPLRAKLLKARDQRPGPSRDDKILTAWNGLMIAAYADGYRVLKDDRLLRAAEKAADFLLDKLRDPSGRLLRTYRAGQARLPAYLEDYAYLAHGLLRLHEAAKDGRRLEQARALTDRMIADFADEQDGGFFFTADDHESLLARSKDPLDGALPSANGIAVLNLMALHRADAGETRYLDLAGKTLDAFSPFLAQNPASMPIMLVGLLEYHDVRPPQKPAPGASADAPKVVSAQAKVVEGQKPKAGGAVAVVVSLAIQSGWHVYANPTGQEFLKPTTITLEAGQPAESIRVDYPGGKAQTLASVSPEPVSLYEGKVEIPLRFRLTKAAAPGKLRVLLRLKFQACDDKVCLAPASLVVPVDLTIAP; encoded by the coding sequence ATGCCATCATCGACGGCCGTTCGCACAACGAGGATTCGCGAGGTCGCGGCGGCGATGGGCGTCGCGCTCGCCGTCCTGGCGGGCTTGGGTTCGATCTCGACCGTCGCCGAGGAGCCGGCCGAACACGCGGGGCCGGCGAACAGCCTGGCCGGCGAGACCAGCCCGTACCTCCTCCTGCACGCCCACGACCCCGTCGAATGGCGGCCGTGGGGCCCCGAGGCGTTCGCCAAGGCCAAGGCCGAGAACAAGCCGATCTTCCTGTCGATCGGCTACAGCTCGTGCTTCTGGTGCCACGTCATGCAGCGCGAGAGCTTCCGCGATCCGGCGGTGGCCAAGCTGCTCAACGACCACTTCATCAGCATCAAGGTCGATCGCGAGGAACGCCCGGACGTCGACCAGGTGTACATGGCGGCCCTCCAGGCGTTCAGCACCGGCGGCTGGCCGATGTCGATGTTCCTGCTGCCCGACGGCCGGCCGTTCTTCGGCGGCACGTATTTCCCGCCCCGCGACAAGCCGGGCTTCACCGGCTTCGAGACGGTGCTCGCGGGGGTCGCCAAGTCGTGGCGCGAGGAACACGCCGAGATCGAGCGCGCCGCCGCCGGCCTGACCGAGATCGTCCGCCGCAAGCTCGGCAAGGGCGCCTCGCGCCGCAAGGTCCCGCTCGGCCCCGAGGTCGTCGCCGAGGGTCGGAGCCAGCTCGCCGACCAGTTCGATCCCGAGTACGGCGGGTTCGGCTTCAACCCCGGCAACGCCCGCCGCCCCAAGTTCCCCGAGCCGGTCAACCTCGTGTTCCTCCTCGACCAGCACCGCCGCGACCCCGCCAAAGCCCCCGCTTCGCCCACCTCCGCGCCCTCGAACCGCGACCCGCTGACGATGAGTCTGTTCACGCTCGACCACATGGCGCGGGGGGGCGTCCGCGACCAGCTCGGCGGCGGCTACCACCGCTACGCCACCAGCCGGTTCTGGATCGTCCCCCACTTCGAGAAAATGCTTTACGACAATGCCCAGCTCGCCTCGGTCCACCTGCAGGCGTTCGAGCTGACCGGCGACCCGCGATGGCGCGACGAGGCCGGGGCGACCTTCGCGTTCATCGACCGCACCATGACTTCCCCCGAAGGGGGCTTCTACTCGTCGCTCGACGCCGAGACCAAGGCCGGCGAGGGCGCCTATTACGTCTGGACGCCCGACGAGGTGAAGCAAGTCCTGGGCGCCGGCCCCGACGCCGACGCCTTCATCCAGGTCTACGGCCTCAAGCGCGAGCCCAACTTCGAGGGAGACCGCTACGTCTTGCTCGAACCCCGACCGCGCGCCGAGCAGGCCGAGAGCTTCAAGACGACGCCCGCCGAACTCGAACGCCGGCTCGCGCCGTTGCGTGCCAAGCTGCTGAAGGCGCGCGACCAGCGTCCCGGGCCGTCGCGTGACGACAAGATCCTCACGGCCTGGAACGGCCTGATGATCGCCGCCTACGCCGACGGCTACCGCGTGCTCAAGGACGACCGCCTGCTGCGCGCCGCCGAGAAGGCCGCCGATTTCCTCCTCGACAAGCTCCGCGATCCTTCGGGCCGCCTGCTCCGAACCTACCGCGCGGGCCAGGCGCGGCTGCCGGCGTACCTCGAAGATTACGCCTACCTCGCGCACGGCCTCTTGCGGCTGCATGAAGCCGCCAAGGACGGCCGCCGGCTCGAACAGGCCCGCGCACTGACCGACCGGATGATCGCCGACTTCGCCGACGAGCAGGACGGCGGCTTTTTCTTCACCGCCGACGACCACGAGAGCCTGCTGGCGCGGTCGAAAGACCCGCTCGACGGCGCCCTGCCGAGCGCCAACGGCATCGCCGTGCTCAACCTCATGGCCCTCCACCGGGCCGACGCCGGCGAAACGCGTTACCTCGACCTCGCCGGCAAGACGCTCGACGCCTTCAGCCCGTTCCTGGCTCAGAACCCGGCGTCGATGCCGATCATGCTCGTCGGCCTGCTCGAATACCACGACGTCCGCCCTCCCCAGAAGCCCGCGCCCGGCGCCTCGGCCGACGCCCCCAAGGTCGTGTCGGCCCAGGCGAAGGTCGTCGAGGGTCAGAAACCGAAAGCCGGCGGCGCGGTCGCGGTGGTCGTCTCGCTGGCGATCCAGAGCGGCTGGCACGTCTACGCCAACCCCACCGGGCAAGAGTTCCTGAAGCCGACCACGATCACCCTCGAAGCCGGCCAGCCCGCCGAGTCGATCCGCGTCGACTACCCCGGCGGCAAGGCCCAGACGCTCGCCTCGGTCAGCCCCGAGCCGGTCTCGCTGTACGAAGGGAAGGTCGAGATCCCCCTGCGATTCCGGCTGACGAAGGCCGCGGCCCCCGGCAAGCTCCGCGTCCTCCTCCGGCTCAAATTCCAGGCCTGCGACGACAAGGTCTGCCTCGCCCCTGCGAGCCTCGTCGTCCCCGTCGACCTGACCATCGCCCCGTAG